One genomic window of Ciona intestinalis chromosome 7, KH, whole genome shotgun sequence includes the following:
- the LOC100177328 gene encoding sesquipedalian-2 produces MKINERLLSFYASCNDLPDKEGWLWKKGELNTSYQKRWCVLRGNLLFYFDKRFDRDPIGAIVLEESSVQLTEGGDSPYTFSIHFSGEESRVYKLTASNDEDCLGWIKALSNSSYRYLEILVEGLEKEVGSYTSDCQLGETRRSLISSRSHGTASLSSGLELDENHFQISPKSNSLANLADSENDLMNFDELSMKNERSPKLTRSASSDDFLKTNYLSVEGSKRGTSPKRGKRTIKLSPRVGRKKNGKSMAKTNVFKHRNTISSTHKLSHRESLHVFRETSAI; encoded by the exons atgaaaataaatgaacgaTTGTTGTCGTTCTACGCTTCATGTAATGATCTACCGGACAAGGAAGGTTGGCTTTGGAAGAAAGGAGAATTAAACACAAGTTACCAGAAACGATGGTGTGTTTTACGCGGAAACCTTCTCTTCTATTTCGATAAAAG ATTCGACCGCGATCCGATTGGAGCCATCGTGCTCGAAGAGTCCTCGGTACAGCTCACTGAAGGAGGGGACTCCCCGTATACTTTCTCCATCCACTTCAGTGGGGAGGAATCACGAGTTTACAAACTCACCGCATCCAATGATGAAGATTGCTTGGGATGGATCAAAGCTTTGTCTAACTCAAGTTACAG ATATTTGGAAATCCTTGTTGAAGGTTTGGAAAAAGAAGTTGGTTCGTACACCTCGGATTGTCAACTAGGAGAGACGAGGAGAAGTCTCATCAGCAGCAGGTCACATGGTACGGCTTCTTTATCCTCAGGTTTGGAATTAGATGAAAATCACTTCCAGATAAGCCCAAAGTCGAACTCACTCGCCAACTTGGCAGACTCTGAGAACGACTTAATGAATTTTGATGAATTATCGATGAAAAATGAGCGGTCTCCAAAACTAACTCGATCTGCCTCATCGGACGATTTtcttaaaacaaactatttgtcTGTTGAGGGTAGTAAGAGAGGGACTTCCCCTAAACGAGGAAAACGAACCATTAAATTGAGTCCAAGAGTGGGGCGGAAGAAAAACGGGAAATCCATGGCAAAAACTAATGTattcaaacatagaaacaccatTTCCTCAACCCACAAGTTATCACACAGGGAAAGTCTTCACGTTTTTAGAGAAACATCAGCAATATAG
- the LOC113474362 gene encoding uncharacterized protein LOC113474362, with protein MANANRNTMSASISTSNERPEGDNDSVVVYEEAAHVPVEHGMSNVVHEGNNSVGQGLGNVRQWQVPAPYQYHVGIFSNNEEVARRVHNKVVLLGYRSCIYEYWLYPNGEPLPEKSLAFIKDCMLIFWIASPGGDIGYMNHAKNVAHHDCITTRPHRSLIVVIPEEHLRTPETEIVPGELQAYGTMEEDNRFNGRVTITVKHALRKLANAIRPQ; from the exons ATGGCAAACGCAAACCGAAATACTATGAGCGCATCGATCAGCACAAGCAACGAACGACCGGAAGGCGATAATGATTCAGTCGTAGTTTATGAAGAAGCAGCTCATGTACCTGTAGAACATGGTATGAGTAACGTTGTTCATGAGGGTAATAATTCCGTTGGTCAAGGGTTGGGAAATGTACGACAGTGGCAAGTGCCAGCTCCATACCAG tATCATGTTGggattttcagcaataatgaAGAAGTAGCTCGGCGCGTTCACAATAAAGTTGTGCTTCTCGGTTACCGTTCATGTATTTATGAGTACTGGCTTTATCCAAATGGTGAACCACTACCGGAAAAGAGTTTAGCTTTTATCAAGGACTGCATGTTGATATTTTGGATTGCTTCCCCTGGTGGTGATATAGGTTACATGAATCACGCGAAAAATGTTGCCCACCATGATTGTATAACAACAAGACCACACAGAAGCCTTATAGTGGTGATACCAGAGGAGCACCTGCGTACGCCAGAGACTGAAATTGTTCCAGGAGAATTACAAGCATATGGAACAATGGAAGAAGATAATAGGTTCAATGGAAGAGTTACTATCACTGTCAAGCATGCATTGAGGAAACTTGCCAATGCTATCAGGCCCCAGTAA